The following coding sequences lie in one Primulina huaijiensis isolate GDHJ02 chromosome 2, ASM1229523v2, whole genome shotgun sequence genomic window:
- the LOC140959120 gene encoding uncharacterized protein, whose translation MVGLINPLQILAYECVRGIGERFTKQREGDNTSLPRMCQWISNNWSKKRSPRYIDILDASKSGKKIVRSILSPTDQESIASYIRNIFIEDSCTYSHLSYINSLLLEGKSVYCTKNPTLCESKETIQSKEDVHERKLCPKNKSKRSSKLCPANKALEKQSHQVERDDVLGKSDTSGQVKALQEHVDRNFVELKDMISNLDSKLARIMEVLNISNSSKRRLDEPNTVFTQSKKKKTHEKCEPGTAVSNQGVTLGQEAIVEPFISPLTHLDNPVKEVTSVN comes from the exons ATGGTTGGATTAATCAATCCGCTACag ATTCTTGCATACGAATGCGTTCGTGGTATTGGAGAGCGTTTTACGAAACAAAGAGAAGGAGACAATACATCTCTTCCACGCATGTGCCAATGGATTTCCAACAACTGGTCAAAAAAAAGATCTCCTAGATATATCGACATTTTAGATGCATCAAAGAGTGGTAAAAAG ATTGTTAGGAGTATTTTGTCACCTACAGATCAAGAATCTATTGCTTCTTATattagaaatattttcattgaaGATTCTTGTACATATTCTCATTTGTCCTATATTAATTCATTGTTGTTGGAGGGAAAATCTGTGTACTGCACTAAGAATCCCACTCTTTGTGAATCTAAAGAGACCATTCAATCCAAAGAAGATGTCCATGAAAGGAAACTTTGTCCCAAAAATAAGTCGAAGAGGTCTTCTAAACTTTGTCCAGCCAACAAAGCACTAGAAAAACAATCCCATCAAGTCGAACGAGATGATGTCCTAGGCAAATCAGATACTAGTGGACAAGTTAAAGCTTTACAAGAGCACGTGGACAGAAACTTTGTGGAGTTGAAAGATATGATTTCAAATTTGGATAGCAAACTTGCACGTATAATGGAAGTTTTGaacatttcaaattcatccaaAAGACGTTTGGATGAACCAAACACTGTCTTTACACAATCTAAGAAAAAGAAGACCCATGAAAAAT gTGAGCCAGGGACAGCTGTTTCCAATCAAGGAGTGACTCTTGGGCAAGAGGCGATTGTTGAACCATTCATATCTCCTCTTACACATCTTg ATAACCCAGTCAAAGAGGTAACTTCTGTCAATTGA
- the LOC140991600 gene encoding uncharacterized protein, with product MIQNKDVEISYFKAWRGRQLALDKLLGSPEESYLIMPSYFYIIEQVNRGSKTDLVTDSTVQDGDFHQFPIAWAIVDSENDDSWTWFLQKLKEFINDDPNLNLKRVSGGKGGIDLFMKTTYAYKVYEFDELYGCLKERAYSPGARYNIMTTNGVESINAKLKSEREMPIVALLDAIHKLTSKWFNKHRNAPAIYGAKLDLYDFFSPYYSSQMWALAYADTIYPVPIANEWNIPDHIKYNVLLPDVKRKRGTAQKERIPSIGEFGRKRTKKCGVCHESGHCRKKFPKR from the exons ATGATACAAAATAAAGATGTTGAAATTAGTTACTTCAAAGCATGGAGGGGAAGACAACTTGCTTTGGATAAGTTACTTGGCAGTCCTGAAGAGAGTTATCTAATTATGCCTTCATATTTTTACATAATTGAACAAGTGAACAGAGGCTCGAAAACTGATTTGGTGACAGATTCAACGg TCCAAGATGGTGACTTTCATCAATTTCCTATAGCATGGGCCATTGTTGACTCTGAGAATGATGATTCATGGACTTGGTTTTTGCAGAAGTTGAAGGAGTTTATTAATGATGATCCTAACTTG AACCTTAAAAGAGTGTCTGGCGGAAAAGGTGGGATTGATTTGTTTATGAAAACAACATATGCATACAAAGTGTATGAATTTGATGAGTTGTACGGATGTTTGAAAGAGAG AGCTTATTCCCCTGGTGCTAGATACAATATAATGACGACAAATGGGGTAGAGTCAATAAATGCAAAACTTAAGTCTGAAAGAGAGATGCCTATTGTAGCATTGTTGGATGCAATTCATAAATTAACTTCAAAGTGGTTCAACAAGCATCGAAATGCACCAG CAATTTATGGGGCAAAATTAGATTTGTATGACTTTTTCTCGCCCTATTACTCATCACAAATGTGGGCCCTCGCTTATGCTGATACCATATATCCGGTGCCCATTGCAAATGAATGGAACATTCCAGATCATATTAAATACAATGTACTTCTCCCGGATGTCAAGAGGAAACGTGGTACAGCACAAAAGGAAAGAATTCCTTCTATTGGGGAGTTTGGTCGCAAGCGAACTAAAAAATGTGGTGTATGCCATGAATCTGGCCATTGCCGAAAAAAATTCCCTAAGAGATAG